A window of Torulaspora globosa chromosome 8, complete sequence contains these coding sequences:
- the MDL2 gene encoding ATP-binding cassette permease MDL2 (ancestral locus Anc_6.5), protein MLALGGGSLVMRRSAISAVRMVMFGRGNLTGRPLQMIKSSLLGADSVSKRLCHQLVRPRLLSNERVTLAVFVRSMQPGTPALHRSYSATAKLQQAKRKKVKDGEEKSGLGDVARLLMLARPDWKLLVVAITLLAISCAIGMSIPKVIGLILDVLKTGLENNEGQEGPIPMANVPPIFMGLSIYEFLAGFAGLMVLGIAANYGRIVLLRILSERVVARLRANVIKKTIHQDAEFFDRHKVGDLISRLGSDAYVVSRSMTQKVSDGFKALICGGVGVGMMVSISPELSGLLLLFTPPVLFSSSIFGRKIRHISTELQEATGQLTRVSEEQLSGVRTVQSFVAEQKEIHRYNFAIRDIFNVGKKAAFINAQFFTATSSLGDISFLVVLAYGSYLVLQGSLTIGDLTAFMLYTEYTGSSVFGLTSFYSELMQGVGAATRLFELTDRVPSISPTSGKKFVPGKGEIVFKDVSFSYPTRPGNIIFNDLNLHIPAGSNVCVVGPSGRGKSTIALLLLRFYNPTSGQIFIDGQDISKLNSKSLRREIGIVQQEPVLMSGTIRDNITYGLTETPTKEEIRTVAKQCFCHNFITKFPHGYDTVIGPQGALLSGGQKQRIAIARALIKQPSILVLDEATSALDVESEGAINYTFGQLMKSKSVTIVSIAHRLSTIRRSEKIIVLGNDGSVVETGDFKDLFANPSSELSKLLNEKSSRTEVSSANYQPPADEKQLEDEIIAHSSELGSEGHDDSVEEILKDVSSDGKPIKLPQ, encoded by the coding sequence ATGTTAGCACTCGGTGGTGGTTCTTTGGTCATGAGGCGATCGGCAATCTCGGCAGTGAGGATGGTGATGTTTGGAAGGGGCAATTTGACGGGTCGGCCGCTGCAGATGATCAAATCATCGTTACTTGGTGCCGATAGTGTCTCTAAAAGGCTCTGTCACCAGTTGGTGAGGCCTAGATTGCTATCGAATGAAAGAGTGACATTGGCAGTATTCGTCCGCTCAATGCAGCCAGGGACGCCGGCTCTGCACAGAAGCTATTCCGCTACTGCCAAGCTGCAGCAGGCcaaaaggaagaaggttAAGGACGGTGAAGAGAAATCAGGCCTGGGAGACGTTGCCAGGCTTCTTATGTTGGCACGTCCCGATTGGAAACTGCTTGTCGTTGCCATTACATTGCTGGCGATTTCCTGTGCTATTGGTATGAGTATACCAAAAGTTATAGGACTGATCCTAGATGTGCTGAAAACAGGACTGGAGAATAATGAGGGCCAGGAGGGCCCAATCCCAATGGCGAACGTGCCGCCAATTTTCATGGGACTTTCGATATACGAATTTTTGGCCGGATTCGCCGGCCTCATGGTTCTCGGAATCGCCGCCAACTATGGGAGGATCGTACTTCTTCGGATCCTGAGTGAGAGAGTAGTGGCTAGGTTACGTGCAAATGTTATCAAGAAGACGATCCACCAGGATGCCGAGTTTTTCGATAGACATAAAGTGGGTGACTTGATTTCAAGACTTGGATCTGATGCATACGTGGTATCACGCTCGATGACACAAAAGGTCTCTGATGGGTTTAAAGCACTCATTTGTGGTGGTGTCGGAGTCGGCATGATGGTTTCAATATCGCCAGAACTTTCTGGGTTGCTTCTATTATTCACACCTCCGGTCTTGTTTAGCTCGTCAATCTTTGGCAGGAAAATCAGACATATTTCAACCGAATTGCAGGAAGCCACTGGTCAGTTGACTAGAGTTTCTGAGGAGCAGCTTAGTGGGGTAAGAACCGTGCAATCGTTTGTTGCCGAGCAGAAAGAGATCCATAGATACAACTTCGCAATCAGAgatatcttcaatgtcGGTAAAAAGGCCGCCTTCATAAATGCCCAATTTTTCACAGCTACCAGCTCCTTAGGTGATATTAGTTTTCTTGTCGTGCTGGCCTATGGTTCTTACCTTGTCCTACAGGGCAGCTTGACAATCGGTGACCTGACAGCGTTCATGTTGTACACGGAATACACCGGAAGTTCAGTTTTTGGGTTAACCAGTTTCTACTCAGAGTTGATGCAGGGTGTTGGTGCTGCCACAAGGCTGTTTGAATTGACAGATCGTGTGCCCTCGATAAGCCCGACATCCGGGAAGAAGTTCGTCCCCGGAAAAGGTGAGATTGTTTTCAAGGACGTTTCGTTCAGCTATCCGACAAGACCCGGCAACATCATTTTTAATGACTTGAATCTACACATTCCTGCAGGTTCCAATGTTTGTGTGGTGGGACCGTCAGGTCGCGGTAAGTCCACAATTGCGCTTTTACTTCTTCGCTTCTACAACCCTACTAGCGGGCAGATCTTCATTGATGGACAGGATATCAGCAAACTCAACAGCAAATCTTTGAGACGTGAGATTGGTATAGTTCAGCAAGAGCCTGTCTTAATGTCCGGCACAATACGGGACAACATTACCTATGGTTTAACGGAGACACCGACTAAAGAAGAGATTCGTACAGTCGCAAAACAGTGCTTCTGCCACAACTTCATCACGAAGTTTCCTCATGGCTATGACACGGTCATAGGCCCACAGGGTGCCTTGTTAAGTGGCGGCCAAAAGCAGAGAATCGCTATCGCAAGGGCTTTGATCAAGCAGCCCAGTATTTTAGTCCTCGACGAAGCCACTTCAGCACTAGACGTCGAAAGTGAAGGCGCCATCAACTATACCTTCGGTCAGTTGATGAAAAGTAAATCTGTGACCATTGTCAGCATAGCACATCGTTTGAGTACTATCAGGAGATCTGAGAAAATCATCGTGCTGGGCAATGATGGTTCCGTCGTGGAAACCGGCGACTTCAAGGACCTTTTTGCCAACCCTTCAAGTGAACTCTCCAAACTACTGAACGAAAAGTCCAGCAGGACCGAGGTTTCTTCGGCAAATTACCAACCTCCAGCTGACGAgaagcaattggaagatGAAATAATAGCACACTCTTCCGAGTTGGGATCAGAAGGCCATGACGATTCAGTCGAAGAAATACTGAAGGACGTCAGCTCTGACGGTAAGCCTATAAAACTACCCCAGTAG
- the POL5 gene encoding DNA-directed DNA polymerase (ancestral locus Anc_6.7), giving the protein MVSARVNRDWFYKLASDLQDERVEAAVGLIGELSALTLPDDADEWSYVLKRLINGLASSRNSARLGFSLCLAEVVNVALNMEGDVPAELGSMNNLLDLLSDTLSLNSKSADSKKPAKGKDERGLLFGKMFGLQALLSEVVFAKIFISEDGEISAFAFRFMDELCQLAVVRTWLREPCLFTLFQAIQKLLPYVDIHVAQSILKLLDQYQLTLTNEGIAIYVLLNHNRSVDLSSALAQVTLSSKSWKANDPLARGNLPLLSKVLCNSGAADGEDSVKAANWAPRLHFVWDVLLPVVTQEPSSSNGSGKQKNKKRKKEKSHIIQFPEFWQAAVDETIFNEKASNERKFLGFVIFEKTLPLVPSNWVSCCFSQNFLRTLINHSSDSRRFLFKISHKILNSIVDICQKDPSHKLVPCFTALLFGPNGSINFDKLTKTKTVSKLLALDQLDEATLCEIFESLSNYSVKSSSSAEKTQLQFALDTLLYVVRGHRAQLTHDMVVELLLRPIVSLAFFFEGDETINTLANERLQSILSEAMQSTTQNHSYQYYALQMIREAESSGKQLATKMDESLNEVKENAFKVLSSVSTDLENAQLRGIEMLLSMSLLQLYSGESDAVQVAEELCSFYKNRDENDSSLVGMTEILLSLLAQRKALLKKSSLYVWQQFIEDIGEEELKVLLDVLSARENKKGFSQLFEGAGEYEAMDEGSSEEKELDDEKSEEEDEEDEQDESSIEDDDESSASVDDEQEEGAEQSDIAKIDREAASALAKALNLPENIVNEKGEVKFDQLGDDDEHEFDAEEDGDEDEESMDDEKMMELDGQLSEIFKRRKQALSSISTGNQRKIEAQESRESVIAFKQRIIDMLEIYVRHVEKSALKESNLEAEKSAYPPCLLLIQPMIRCIQQTTDKALANRIAKLLKSKLFKIKTSFFSRISHQNTLFEMLKSVHDALLQSKPGLHQETYYSVGSSASLFLSKIIMESSDGNSDDNLGQIIDLYAETMKKWASSGKFGPSLFMDLPNWLFTRKQTC; this is encoded by the coding sequence ATGGTATCGGCTCGTGTCAATAGGGACTGGTTTTACAAGCTCGCTTCTGATCTACAGGATGAGCGAGTTGAAGCGGCGGTGGGACTGATTGGAGAGCTCTCGGCACTTACGTTGCCGGATGATGCGGATGAATGGTCGTACGTACTTAAGAGACTAATCAATGGTTTGGCGTCGAGCAGAAATAGTGCTCGACTTGGCTTTTCGTTATGTCTGGCCGAGGTCGTCAACGTGGCTTTGAACATGGAGGGCGATGTGCCGGCGGAATTGGGTAGCATGAACAACCTGCTCGATTTGCTTTCTGATACGTTGTCGTTGAATTCCAAGAGTGCTGACTCTAAGAAGCCAGCAAAGGGTAAGGACGAAAGAGGCTTGCTGTTTGGCAAAATGTTCGGGCTGCAGGCACTTTTAAGCGAAGTCGTCTTCGCAAAGATCTTTATTTCTGAGGATGGAGAAATCTCGGCTTTTGCGTTCCGCTTCATGGATGAATTGTGCCAGCTAGCGGTTGTCAGAACTTGGCTGCGTGAGCCATGTCTGTTTACGCTTTTCCAAGCCATTCAAAAACTACTGCCGTACGTTGACATTCATGTGGCGCAAAGCATCCTAAAACTGTTGGATCAGTACCAGCTGACCTTGACCAATGAAGGAATCGCGATCTATGTTCTATTGAACCACAATCGCTCTGTGGATCTCTCGTCGGCGCTTGCTCAAGTGACTTTGAGCTCGAAATCTTGGAAGGCAAATGATCCGCTCGCGAGAGGCAATCTACCCCTGCTGTCTAAGGTGCTCTGTAACTCCGGTGCAGCAGACGGCGAAGATTCTGTAAAGGCAGCCAACTGGGCTCCAAGATTGCATTTCGTTTGGGATGTCCTTTTGCCTGTGGTTACGCAGGAGCCATCGAGCTCTAATGGCAGTGGTAAGCAAAAGAACaaaaaaaggaagaaggaaaaatcGCATATTATCCAATTCCCAGAGTTCTGGCAAGCTGCCGTCGATGAAACTATCTTTAACGAAAAAGCATCCAATGAGAGGAAGTTTCTGGGAtttgtcatcttcgagaaaaCCCTCCCGCTCGTTCCATCTAATTGGGTATCATGCTGTTTTAGCCAAAATTTTTTAAGGACACTCATAAACCACTCAAGCGACTCTAGACGATTCCTCTTTAAGATATCCCacaagattttgaattCTATTGTCGATATTTGTCAAAAAGACCCTTCCCACAAACTTGTGCCATGTTTCACTGCACTTTTGTTCGGACCTAATGGCTCGATCAACTTTGATAAACTAACGAAAACCAAAACCGTGTCAAAACTCTTGGCCTTAGACCAATTAGACGAAGCTACTCTCTGCGAAATATTCGAGTCATTATCGAACTATTCAGTGAAGTCCAGTTCAAGTGCAGAGAAGACTCAGTTACAGTTTGCATTGGATACTCTGCTGTATGTCGTGCGTGGCCATAGAGCGCAATTGACCCATGATATGGTTGTGGAGTTGCTCCTCCGTCCGATCGTCTCGTTAGCATTCTTTTTCGAGGGCGATGAGACGATCAACACTTTGGCCAACGAGAGACTCCAATCAATTTTGTCCGAAGCTATGCAATCAACTACTCAGAACCATTCGTACCAATATTATGCCCTACAGATGATTAGAGAAGCAGAATCGTCAGGAAAGCAGTTAGCAACCAAAATGGACGAATCATTGAATGAAGTCAAAGAAAATGCTTTTAAGGTCTTGAGTAGCGTTTCGACCGACTTGGAAAATGCGCAGCTACGTGGTATAGAAATGCTTCTATCGATGTCTCTATTGCAATTGTACTCCGGAGAGAGTGATGCAGTTCAAGTCGCTGAAGAGCTCTGCAGCTTCTACAAGAATAGGGATGAGAATGACTCATCCTTGGTGGGTATGACAGAAATTCTTCTATCTTTGCTGGCACAGCGGAAAGCTTTGCTCAAAAAGTCAAGCCTCTACGTTTGGCAGCAATTCATCGAAGATATcggagaagaagaactcaaaGTTTTGCTGGATGTCTTGTCTGCTAGAGAAAATAAGAAGGGCTTCAGTCAGCTCTTCGAGGGAGCTGGTGAATATGAGGCAATGGATGAGGGttcatctgaagaaaaggagcttgatgatgaaaaaagtgaggaagaagacgaagaagacgaacAAGACGAGAGTAGCATagaggacgatgatgagtCTTCCGCAAGCGTTGATGACGAGCAGGAAGAAGGTGCTGAACAGAGTGACATTGCCAAAATTGATAGAGAAGCTGCAAGTGCTCTGGCGAAGGCCTTGAACCTCCCTGAAAATATCGTCAACGAGAAGGGCGAGGTTAAATTTGATCAGCTGGGGGACGATGACGAGCATGAATTTGATGCTGAGGAAGACGGggacgaagacgaggaatCCATggatgacgaaaagatGATGGAATTAGACGGACAACTATCCGAGATTTTCAAGCGCAGAAAACAGGCTCTTTCGAGCATCTCAACGGGtaatcaaagaaaaatcgAAGCTCAAGAATCTCGCGAAAGCGTGATTGCTTTCAAGCAGAGAATCATTGACATGCTTGAAATCTATGTTAGACatgttgaaaaatctgcGCTAAAAGAGTCTAATCTCGAAGCAGAGAAGTCAGCATACCCACCTTGCCTCCTGCTGATTCAACCGATGATCAGATGCATTCAGCAGACAACCGATAAGGCTTTGGCCAACAGAATTGCCAAATTATTGAAGAgcaaacttttcaagattaaGACCTCTTTTTTCAGTCGTATAAGCCATCAGAACACTTTATTCGAAATGCTAAAATCAGTTCATGATGCACTGCTTCAGTCTAAGCCTGGTCTGCATCAGGAAACATATTACTCTGTTGGTTCCAGCGCTTCGCTGTTTTTGAGCAAGATTATCATGGAGAGTAGTGATGGCAACAGTGATGACAACTTAGGCCAGATCATCGATCTGTATGCAGAGAcaatgaaaaaatgggCTTCGTCCGGCAAGTTTGGTCCGAGTTTATTTATGGATTTACCAAACTGGTTATTCACCAGGAAGCAAACCTGTTAA
- the ATP15 gene encoding F1F0 ATP synthase subunit epsilon (ancestral locus Anc_6.6) has translation MRCSKLGELPKQLLEPLHSQLGRLASEEIYCYSSLVLCFHIQLFQFAQNTITAIRMSSWRKAGLTYNTYLSVAAKTVRAALKPELQTSKVLARSKTEARYVKYEKGSPTSDPVPLQE, from the coding sequence ATGCGGTGTTCCAAGCTGGGAGAGCTGCCAAAGCAGTTATTGGAACCACTGCACAGTCAACTGGGACGTCTTGCAAGCGAAGAGATCTACTGCTACAGTTCTCTTGTGCTGTGTTTTCACATTCAGTTGTTCCAATTTGCTCAGAACACAATCACTGCGATCAGGATGTCTTCTTGGAGGAAAGCCGGCTTGACCTACAACACATACCTTTCGGTGGCTGCCAAGACCGTGAGGGCAGCCTTGAAGCCAGAGTTACAGACTTCCAAGGTGTTGGCCAGATCTAAGACCGAGGCCCGTTACGTGAAGTACGAAAAGGGCAGTCCTACCTCGGACCCAGTGCCTCTACAAGAGTAA